A region from the Dendropsophus ebraccatus isolate aDenEbr1 chromosome 1, aDenEbr1.pat, whole genome shotgun sequence genome encodes:
- the TMEM150A gene encoding transmembrane protein 150A, producing MTGWIVLPISLSAFSIPGIWIVYAMAVMNHHVCPVENWTYNVTCSDDNAKQGTPKTCCTLDDVPLISKCGTYPPESCLFSLIGNVGAFMVVMICLLRYSQVIELSHNSWLNTVALISGCTNAAGLVMVGNFQVDYAKSLHYIGAGVAFPAGLLFVCLHCILTYHLAASVLDYWVGHMRVFLTAVALISLVLSGVFFIHESFLLQHLAAICEWIFVLDILVFYGTFAYEFGSVSTDTIMAALQSSAARSCKSPGSSSTSTHLNCNPERIAMI from the exons GTACGCAATGGCTGTCATGAACCATCACGTGTGTCCTGTGGAGAACTG GACGTACAACGTGACGTGTTCCGATGACAATGCTAAGCAGGGGACACCCAAGACGTGCTGTACGCTGGATGATGTTCCCCTTATCAG TAAGTGTGGGACATACCCACCTGAGAGCTGTCTCTTCAGTCTGATCGGGAATGTCGGGGCTTTTATGG TGGTGATGATCTGTTTGCTGAGATACAGTCAGGTTATCGAGCTCAGCCACAACTCCTGGCTGAACACTGTTGCTCTGATCTCCGGCTGCACCAACGCGGCAGGACTAGTCATGGTTGGAAACTTCCAG GTGGATTACGCCAAGTCTCTGCATTATATTGGCGCAGGAGTGGCGTTCCCAGCCGGGCTGTTGTTTGTGTGTCTCCACTGCATCCTCACCTACCATCTGGCTGCTAGTGTTCTAGACTACTGGGTAGGACATATGCGTGTATTCCTGACCGCTGTGGCCTTAATATCCCTTGTCCTGA GtggcgtttttttcatccatgaaAGCTTCCTCCTTCAGCATCTGGCTGCAATCTGCGAGTGGATCTTCGTCCTGGACATATTGGTCTTCTATGGAACCTTTGCTTATGAGTTTGGTTCAGTCTCCACGGATACAATTATGGCGGCTCTACAGAGCTCGGCCGCTCGGAGTTGTAAGTCACCGGGAAGCAGCAGCACATCCACCCACCTCAACTGTAATCCTGAGCGGATTGCCATGATTTAA